CTGGTTCCAGGCGGTGAGGAGTTCCCTTTTACGTTCTCCAGCAAAAACCTGAAGGCCGAGTCTGAAGGTGCAGCCATCACCACCAGTACAGACTTTGAAGGCGAGTACCGCACACCGAGCTACCGCACCAGCAACTTCCTTGACCCCAAAGGACGTTCACTCACAACCGGTGTGGACTACCCGCAGGGTCTGATCGGTCTGGGTGGTGATTACCAGGAGCTCGAGCAAGAGAACAAGAAGCAGTACATCGACGGACAGGGTGTGATGAGCCTGTCGATCACTCGTGTAGATCCTTCCACGGGTGAATTCGCAGGGGTGTTCACCGCGATCCAGCCCTCAGACTCTGATATGGGCAGTCGACAAACTGTGGACGTCAAGATCACCGGGGAGCTCTACGGCCAGCTTGAGGAAGCCTGATTCCTTCAACACACTTCGATCAGCAACAAGGGGCTTCGGCCCCTTTTTTGTTGTGAACCCTTTTCGCTGAAGCCGCAGGCTGTCGTCTGGGAGAATCGCGCCGTCTTCCCAATCCACTCCGGCCTGTCATGACCGCCAGCTCCCCTTCCTCTCAGACCGGTGTGATCGCTCCCTACGGCGGCACCCTTGTGGATTTGATGGTGCCTGAGGGTGACAAAGCCGCTGTGAAGGCCTCAGCCGTGAGCAGCATCGAGTGCTCCGACCGCAATGCCTGTGATGTTGAGCTGCTGGTGGTCGGTGGCTTCTCCCCTGAAAGGGGCTTCATGCTCCAGGCCGATTACAACGCCGTGGTGGCAGGCAATCGCACCACAACGGGTTACCTGTTCGGACTGCCGATCGTGATGGACACCGACCGTGAGGACATCACGGTGGGGCAGAAGATTCTGCTCACCTACAAGGGTCAGGATCTCGCGGTGCTCACCGTTGAGGACAAGTGGGAGCCAGACAAGGTGATTGAGGCCAAGGGCTGCTACGGCACCACGTCGATGGAACATCCCGCTGTGCGCATGATCGCCACCGAGCGCCGCCGTTTCTACCTCGGTGGTCTGATTCAGGGCCTGGAACTGCCTTCGCGCGTGTTCCCCTGCAAGACCCCAGCTGAAGTTCGCGCAGGTCTGCCTGAAGGCGAAGACGTTGTGGCTTTCCAGTGCCGCAATCCCATCCATAGAGCCCATTACGAGCTGTTCACCCG
Above is a window of Synechococcus sp. BIOS-E4-1 DNA encoding:
- the psbO gene encoding photosystem II manganese-stabilizing polypeptide — protein: MRIRPLLALVLAFCLTFVTACSGDAQAVDRSNITYDDIRNTGKANDCPTLPESARGSIPLTPGNDYQLSAICMHPSQVFVKGEPANKRQEAQFIEGKILTRYTSSLDQVYGDLVVGEKGLSFTEEGGIDFQAITVLVPGGEEFPFTFSSKNLKAESEGAAITTSTDFEGEYRTPSYRTSNFLDPKGRSLTTGVDYPQGLIGLGGDYQELEQENKKQYIDGQGVMSLSITRVDPSTGEFAGVFTAIQPSDSDMGSRQTVDVKITGELYGQLEEA
- the sat gene encoding sulfate adenylyltransferase, with product MTASSPSSQTGVIAPYGGTLVDLMVPEGDKAAVKASAVSSIECSDRNACDVELLVVGGFSPERGFMLQADYNAVVAGNRTTTGYLFGLPIVMDTDREDITVGQKILLTYKGQDLAVLTVEDKWEPDKVIEAKGCYGTTSMEHPAVRMIATERRRFYLGGLIQGLELPSRVFPCKTPAEVRAGLPEGEDVVAFQCRNPIHRAHYELFTRALHASNVSENAVVLVHPTCGPTQQDDIPGAVRFQTYERLAAEVGNPRIRWAYLPYAMHMAGPREALQHMIIRRNYGCTHFIIGRDMAGCKSSLSGDDFYGPYDAQNFAKECAPELTMETVPSLNLVYTEEEGYVTAEHAEARGLHVKKLSGTQFRKMLRSGEEIPEWFAFKSVVDVLRSA